One genomic segment of Clostridium saccharoperbutylacetonicum N1-4(HMT) includes these proteins:
- the mnmA gene encoding tRNA 2-thiouridine(34) synthase MnmA produces MKKKVLVGMSGGVDSSVAAYLLKQQGYEVIGATMQIWQEDNEFQEREGGCCSLSAVDDARRVCDKLDIPFYVLNFRDYFKEKVIDNFVQEYIDGRTPNPCIECNKHLKFDELLRRAKGIGADYVATGHYAKIEKRDDRYLLIRSDDDRKDQTYALYNFTQEQLEHTLMPCGEYEKTKIREIAKEIGLAVHNKKDSEEICFIPDNNHGRYILEAKPDRVKPGNFVDKEGNVIGKHKGIVYYTIGQRKGLGLSLGRPVFVTGINAKTNEVILGSEDDIFKTDLIATAVNFIPFDKLEKEIEVTAKVRYSAKPAEALLTPMGNGRIKVSFKEKQRAITKGQSVVFYDNEIVVGGGIIQEVL; encoded by the coding sequence ATGAAGAAAAAAGTTTTAGTAGGTATGAGTGGTGGTGTAGATAGTTCTGTTGCTGCATATTTATTAAAACAGCAGGGATATGAAGTCATTGGTGCTACAATGCAAATTTGGCAAGAAGACAATGAATTTCAAGAAAGAGAAGGGGGCTGTTGCTCCCTTTCTGCTGTTGATGATGCAAGAAGAGTATGTGACAAACTAGATATACCATTTTATGTTTTAAATTTTAGAGATTATTTTAAAGAAAAAGTTATAGATAATTTTGTACAGGAATATATTGATGGAAGAACTCCAAATCCTTGTATTGAATGTAATAAGCATCTAAAGTTCGATGAACTTTTAAGAAGAGCAAAGGGGATAGGTGCAGATTATGTGGCTACAGGTCATTATGCAAAAATTGAAAAGCGTGATGATAGATATCTATTGATAAGATCAGATGATGATAGAAAAGATCAAACTTATGCATTATATAATTTCACTCAAGAGCAATTAGAACATACATTGATGCCTTGTGGAGAATATGAAAAGACAAAAATAAGAGAAATAGCAAAAGAAATTGGTCTTGCTGTTCATAACAAAAAAGATAGTGAGGAAATTTGTTTTATTCCAGATAATAATCATGGAAGATATATCTTAGAAGCAAAGCCAGACAGAGTTAAGCCGGGTAATTTTGTTGATAAGGAAGGCAATGTTATTGGTAAACATAAAGGAATTGTATATTATACCATAGGGCAAAGAAAAGGGCTTGGACTTTCTTTAGGAAGGCCAGTTTTTGTAACTGGTATAAATGCAAAAACAAACGAAGTTATACTTGGATCAGAAGATGATATATTCAAAACTGATTTGATTGCAACTGCTGTTAATTTCATTCCTTTTGATAAACTTGAAAAAGAAATAGAAGTTACAGCAAAGGTTAGGTATTCAGCTAAACCTGCAGAGGCGCTTTTAACTCCAATGGGAAATGGAAGAATAAAAGTTTCGTTTAAAGAAAAGCAAAGGGCAATAACTAAAGGGCAGTCAGTCGTATTTTATGATAATGAAATAGTAGTTGGCGGTGGAATAATTCAAGAAGTGTTATAA
- the rfbB gene encoding dTDP-glucose 4,6-dehydratase has protein sequence MKIYLVTGGAGFIGSNFILYMLTKYKDIKIINLDKLTYAGNLENLKSIENDKRYTFVQGDICDKDLVSSLFKINNINYVVHFAAESHVDRSIKEPEIFAKTNVLGTVNMLNCAKTAWGSEEGFIDGVKFLHVSTDEVYGSLGDEGFFVETTPIDPHSPYSSSKASSDLMVKSYYDTYKMPVNITRCSNNYGPFQFPEKLIPLLINNCLQHKDLPVYGDGLNIRDWLFVEDHAKAIDMVINGGRLGEVYNVGGHNERINIQIVKTVIEYINKNVDKNVTESLIKYIEDRKGHDRRYGIAPDKIKTELGWYPETSFEVGIKKTIKWYLDNSKWMKNVTSGEYQKYYDKMYN, from the coding sequence ATGAAGATATATTTAGTTACAGGTGGAGCAGGATTTATAGGTTCGAATTTCATTTTATATATGTTAACAAAATATAAAGATATTAAAATAATAAATTTAGATAAGTTAACTTATGCAGGAAACTTAGAGAATCTTAAATCTATTGAAAATGATAAGAGATATACATTTGTTCAAGGAGATATTTGTGATAAAGATTTAGTTTCAAGTCTTTTTAAAATTAATAATATAAATTATGTTGTTCATTTTGCAGCAGAATCTCATGTTGACAGAAGTATAAAAGAGCCGGAAATATTTGCTAAAACAAATGTATTAGGAACTGTAAATATGCTCAATTGTGCAAAAACTGCTTGGGGAAGTGAAGAGGGATTTATTGATGGAGTGAAATTTCTTCATGTATCAACAGATGAAGTTTATGGTTCTTTAGGAGATGAAGGCTTTTTTGTGGAAACAACACCAATAGATCCTCATAGTCCATATTCATCAAGCAAAGCAAGTTCAGACTTAATGGTTAAATCTTATTATGATACTTATAAAATGCCAGTTAATATAACAAGATGTTCAAATAACTATGGACCATTTCAATTTCCGGAGAAGTTAATACCATTATTAATCAATAACTGTTTGCAGCATAAAGATCTTCCTGTATATGGAGATGGATTAAATATAAGAGATTGGTTGTTTGTAGAAGACCATGCAAAAGCGATTGATATGGTTATTAATGGAGGTAGACTTGGAGAAGTCTATAATGTTGGAGGCCATAATGAAAGGATAAATATACAAATAGTAAAGACAGTAATTGAATATATAAATAAAAATGTAGATAAAAATGTTACTGAAAGTTTAATAAAATATATTGAAGATAGAAAAGGTCATGATAGAAGATATGGAATAGCTCCCGATAAGATAAAGACAGAACTTGGCTGGTATCCAGAAACTAGTTTTGAAGTTGGGATTAAGAAGACTATTAAGTGGTATTTAGATAATTCAAAATGGATGAAAAATGTAACTTCTGGAGAATATCAAAAGTATTATGATAAGATGTACAACTAA
- the rfbD gene encoding dTDP-4-dehydrorhamnose reductase produces MKILITGAKGQLGNELQDIINSGKAEIGQVSELIIKSEVIPLDIDELDITNLEMVKAKLNKLKPDVIINCAAATNVDGCENNQDFAFKVNSIGPRNLAIVSEKIGAKLVQVSTDYVFSGVGNKPLTEYDLTTPYSVYGKTKLLGENYVREFSSKYFIVRTAWLYGHIGNNFVYTMRRLAKEKDMITVVNDQKGNPTYANDLAYHILKLLQTEEYGIYHCTGKGECTWYDFAKMIIELSGENCKVTACTSEEYKTLAKRPKYSSLDNVMLRYTVGDEMRDWKDAIKSFINKIDSNYNYRDGVRE; encoded by the coding sequence ATGAAAATACTAATTACAGGTGCAAAAGGGCAGCTTGGTAATGAACTTCAAGATATAATAAATAGTGGAAAAGCCGAAATTGGTCAAGTTTCAGAGTTAATTATAAAATCAGAAGTTATTCCATTAGATATAGATGAATTGGATATAACTAATTTGGAAATGGTTAAAGCTAAATTAAATAAATTAAAACCAGATGTAATAATTAATTGTGCAGCGGCTACTAATGTTGATGGTTGTGAAAATAATCAAGATTTTGCATTTAAGGTTAATTCAATTGGCCCAAGAAATTTAGCTATAGTATCTGAAAAAATAGGTGCTAAATTAGTTCAGGTATCAACTGATTATGTATTTAGCGGAGTTGGAAACAAGCCATTAACTGAATATGATTTAACAACTCCATATAGTGTTTATGGAAAAACTAAGCTACTCGGAGAAAATTATGTAAGAGAGTTTTCTTCAAAATATTTTATAGTTAGAACTGCATGGTTGTATGGACATATAGGCAATAATTTTGTTTATACTATGAGAAGATTAGCTAAAGAAAAGGATATGATAACTGTTGTAAATGACCAGAAAGGAAATCCGACGTATGCCAATGATTTAGCTTATCATATATTAAAACTTTTACAGACAGAAGAATATGGAATATATCATTGTACTGGTAAAGGTGAGTGCACCTGGTATGACTTTGCGAAAATGATAATTGAATTGTCAGGAGAAAATTGTAAAGTTACAGCATGTACATCAGAAGAATATAAAACTTTAGCAAAGAGGCCTAAATATTCATCACTTGATAATGTGATGCTTAGATATACTGTTGGTGATGAAATGAGAGATTGGAAGGATGCAATAAAATCTTTTATTAATAAGATAGATAGCAATTATAATTATCGGGATGGAGTAAGAGAATGA
- a CDS encoding cell wall-binding repeat-containing protein — protein MKNFKLKKLVAVALVAMTIATVAPVGASAAWKQDSNGWWNTEGNSYSKGWRAINGTWYYFGSDGYMKTGWINDGCKWYFTETSGAMKTGVVEVDGKAYYLAPSGEMQTGDVTLNEVTYTFAASGEAIGDKIPTQTITSTSTKTVVTPSKTTETTENSSSNSDKSSSNSNKSSNSDSDSVEKDVKLSQTVIDARYKSDTKITMSVAQNADGTTTIKPTLRFTPGTYTESITTHKKTYSVNKDLYVTFNGKDAYISGNYIDGYKIDAGVTGEVEITASISIYDSTNGKLYYVTAAPETVTIPANYV, from the coding sequence ATGAAAAATTTTAAATTAAAAAAGTTAGTTGCAGTTGCACTTGTAGCTATGACAATAGCAACTGTTGCTCCAGTTGGAGCATCAGCAGCATGGAAACAAGATTCTAATGGTTGGTGGAATACAGAAGGAAATTCATATTCTAAAGGTTGGAGAGCTATAAATGGTACTTGGTATTATTTTGGTTCAGATGGATACATGAAAACAGGTTGGATAAATGATGGCTGTAAATGGTACTTTACAGAAACATCAGGAGCAATGAAAACTGGTGTAGTGGAAGTTGATGGGAAAGCATATTATCTTGCACCAAGTGGAGAAATGCAAACTGGGGATGTAACACTTAATGAAGTGACTTATACTTTTGCAGCAAGTGGAGAGGCTATAGGAGATAAAATACCAACTCAAACTATAACATCTACATCTACTAAAACTGTAGTAACACCAAGTAAAACAACAGAAACTACTGAAAATTCATCAAGTAATAGCGATAAATCATCAAGTAATAGCAATAAATCATCAAATAGTGATTCTGATTCAGTAGAAAAAGATGTAAAACTTTCTCAAACAGTTATAGATGCTCGATATAAGTCAGATACAAAAATTACTATGTCTGTAGCACAAAATGCTGATGGGACAACAACTATAAAACCTACACTTAGATTTACACCAGGAACATATACTGAATCAATAACTACGCATAAAAAAACATATTCAGTTAACAAAGATTTATATGTTACGTTTAATGGAAAAGATGCATATATATCAGGAAATTATATAGATGGATATAAAATTGATGCAGGTGTTACAGGAGAAGTAGAAATAACTGCAAGTATTTCTATATATGATAGTACTAATGGTAAATTATATTATGTAACTGCAGCACCAGAAACAGTTACAATTCCTGCTAATTACGTTTAA
- a CDS encoding RrF2 family transcriptional regulator translates to MKLSTKGRYGVRAMVELAANYGGAPVSIKTISKKENLSEYYLEQLFSPLRRANVIRSIRGAQGGYVLCKPPREITVGDIMTILEGPVEIADCIDGVECDSSDCCATKAVWEKIKNSIDSVMNSITLQDILDDHEALQKKNSGIKIADRSE, encoded by the coding sequence ATGAAACTTTCAACTAAAGGAAGATACGGGGTTAGAGCCATGGTAGAGTTAGCGGCTAATTATGGTGGAGCACCGGTTTCAATAAAGACTATATCAAAAAAGGAAAATCTTTCTGAATATTATTTAGAACAATTATTTAGCCCGCTTAGACGTGCTAATGTTATAAGAAGTATAAGAGGTGCACAAGGTGGATACGTTTTATGCAAACCTCCTAGGGAAATAACTGTTGGAGATATAATGACTATTTTGGAAGGTCCTGTTGAAATAGCGGATTGTATTGACGGAGTTGAATGCGATAGTTCAGATTGCTGTGCTACAAAAGCAGTATGGGAAAAAATAAAAAATAGTATAGATAGTGTTATGAATTCAATAACATTACAAGATATACTTGATGATCACGAAGCTCTTCAAAAGAAAAATAGTGGCATTAAGATTGCAGATAGGAGTGAATAA
- the nifU gene encoding Fe-S cluster assembly scaffold protein NifU: protein MIYSEKVMEHFQNPRNVGEIENANGVGEVGNAKCGDIMKIYLKVEDNIIKDVKFKTFGCGSAIASSSMATELIKGKTLDEAWELTNKAVAEALDGLPPVKMHCSVLAEEAIHKAINDYRANNGLEVIPMEEHSDEDLHAAVHGEE, encoded by the coding sequence ATGATATATAGTGAAAAAGTAATGGAACATTTCCAAAACCCAAGAAACGTTGGAGAAATAGAAAATGCAAATGGTGTAGGTGAAGTAGGAAACGCTAAGTGTGGAGATATAATGAAGATTTATTTAAAAGTTGAAGATAACATTATAAAAGATGTTAAATTTAAGACTTTTGGATGTGGATCAGCTATTGCATCATCATCAATGGCAACTGAATTAATTAAAGGAAAGACTTTAGATGAAGCTTGGGAATTAACAAATAAGGCTGTTGCAGAAGCATTAGATGGCCTTCCACCAGTAAAAATGCATTGTTCTGTACTTGCAGAAGAAGCAATCCACAAAGCTATAAATGATTATAGAGCAAACAATGGATTAGAAGTTATACCAATGGAAGAACATAGCGATGAAGATTTACATGCGGCTGTTCATGGCGAAGAGTAA
- the rfbC gene encoding dTDP-4-dehydrorhamnose 3,5-epimerase, whose amino-acid sequence MGNFKFIKSEIDGAYIVESKVFGDERGYFMEVYNEEAFKEAGLNMTFVQDNESKSSKGVLRGLHFQRKHSQGKLVRVTKGEVFDVAVDLRIGSETYGKWEAVILSDENKKQFYIPKGFAHGFLVLSEEAVFNYKCTDFYAAEYDSGVMWNDPDIDIKWPLDRIQNMILSEKDKKHPSLKELDLSRYSDYYICPKEV is encoded by the coding sequence ATGGGGAATTTCAAATTTATAAAGTCTGAAATAGATGGTGCTTATATAGTAGAGTCTAAAGTTTTTGGAGATGAAAGAGGCTATTTTATGGAAGTCTATAATGAGGAAGCTTTTAAAGAGGCTGGACTTAATATGACCTTTGTCCAAGATAATGAATCAAAATCAAGTAAGGGTGTACTTCGTGGACTTCATTTTCAAAGGAAGCATAGTCAGGGAAAGCTTGTTAGAGTGACTAAAGGTGAAGTTTTTGATGTAGCTGTTGATTTGAGAATTGGTTCTGAAACTTATGGTAAATGGGAAGCAGTTATTTTAAGTGATGAAAATAAAAAACAATTTTATATTCCCAAAGGTTTTGCACATGGCTTTCTGGTATTATCAGAAGAGGCTGTATTTAACTATAAATGCACAGATTTTTATGCTGCTGAATATGACAGTGGGGTTATGTGGAATGATCCAGATATAGATATTAAATGGCCTTTAGATAGAATACAGAATATGATTTTATCTGAAAAGGACAAAAAGCATCCAAGCTTAAAAGAATTGGATTTGAGCAGATATTCAGATTATTATATTTGTCCAAAAGAGGTGTGA
- a CDS encoding replication-associated recombination protein A, whose amino-acid sequence MRPLADLMRPNKLEDFAGQKHILSEGKPLYNLIESKNICNCIFYGPPGTGKTTLANIMANYVDKKFYKLNATTASVKDIQEITDNINNLLNYNGVVLYIDELQHFNKKQQQALLEFIEDGRITLIASTTENPYFVIHKAIISRCNIFSFKPLNTSDIIIGLENSIKKLTSEGIKIEYSNEALTYIAEISQGDYRKAYNILEIAINSQVKNVRVISSEYIESLGQSNMRADSSGDEFYNLLSALQKSIRGSDADASIHYLARLIKSGNLTSIIRRISVIAAEDIGLAFPTALSVVNSGIELALKVGLPEARIILSEIVIYLATLPKSNSAILAIDAAMNDLENINFGDVPMHLKDAHYMGAANLGVGGYKYPHNYNDHYVKQEYLPKELEGRIYYNGQNNKYEESIKNYWEKIKNQ is encoded by the coding sequence ATGCGACCACTAGCAGATTTGATGCGCCCAAATAAATTGGAAGATTTTGCGGGACAAAAGCATATTTTAAGTGAAGGGAAGCCGTTATATAATTTGATTGAGAGTAAGAATATATGTAATTGTATATTTTATGGGCCTCCTGGAACTGGTAAAACAACTTTAGCTAACATAATGGCTAATTATGTAGATAAGAAATTCTACAAATTAAATGCAACGACAGCATCTGTGAAAGATATTCAAGAAATTACGGATAATATTAATAATTTACTAAATTATAATGGAGTAGTTCTATACATAGATGAACTTCAGCATTTTAATAAAAAACAACAGCAGGCATTATTAGAATTTATTGAAGATGGAAGAATAACGCTGATTGCAAGTACTACTGAAAATCCTTATTTCGTTATACACAAAGCTATAATAAGCAGATGTAATATATTCTCATTTAAGCCATTAAATACTTCTGATATTATTATTGGACTTGAAAATTCTATTAAAAAGTTAACTTCAGAAGGAATAAAAATAGAATATTCTAATGAAGCTCTTACATATATTGCTGAGATATCTCAAGGTGATTATAGAAAAGCATATAATATTTTAGAAATTGCTATAAATTCGCAGGTAAAGAACGTTAGAGTGATTTCAAGTGAATATATAGAGAGCCTAGGACAGTCCAATATGAGGGCCGATTCTAGTGGGGATGAGTTTTATAACTTGTTAAGTGCCCTTCAAAAAAGTATTAGGGGAAGTGATGCTGATGCATCGATTCATTATTTAGCACGACTTATCAAAAGTGGTAATTTAACTTCAATTATAAGAAGGATTTCTGTTATTGCAGCTGAAGATATAGGCCTTGCTTTTCCAACAGCACTGTCTGTTGTCAATTCGGGAATAGAACTAGCTTTAAAGGTAGGATTGCCAGAAGCAAGAATAATACTTTCTGAAATAGTAATTTATTTAGCAACATTACCTAAATCAAATAGTGCAATTTTAGCTATAGATGCAGCTATGAATGATTTGGAAAATATCAATTTTGGAGATGTTCCTATGCATTTAAAAGATGCACATTATATGGGAGCCGCTAATCTTGGAGTAGGTGGATATAAATATCCACATAATTATAATGATCATTATGTAAAACAAGAATATTTGCCAAAAGAATTAGAAGGAAGAATATATTATAATGGGCAAAATAATAAATACGAAGAAAGCATAAAAAATTATTGGGAAAAAATTAAAAATCAATAA
- a CDS encoding VanZ family protein, whose amino-acid sequence MRKIIILLCLFWMGFIFYMSSNNGQISHEQSTKVVNIIEDSKSKLENKSNNQAKAEKENLAFLDKLIRKNAHGFLYMVLAILVSASFFSYKKLGRDAIVYILFICQFYAITDEFHQAFVPGRTSLVSDVLVDFIGSLVGLIIFYLIYYKIYKAKIRSRLSTKKL is encoded by the coding sequence TTGAGAAAAATAATTATTTTGTTATGTTTGTTTTGGATGGGATTTATATTCTACATGTCAAGCAATAATGGACAAATATCTCATGAACAAAGTACTAAGGTAGTTAATATAATTGAAGATTCTAAATCAAAATTAGAAAATAAATCAAATAATCAGGCTAAAGCTGAAAAGGAAAATTTAGCTTTTTTAGATAAACTTATTAGAAAGAATGCACATGGGTTCCTATACATGGTATTGGCAATATTAGTAAGTGCTTCATTTTTTTCTTATAAAAAATTAGGAAGAGATGCAATAGTGTATATACTTTTTATATGCCAATTTTATGCTATTACTGATGAATTTCACCAAGCTTTTGTTCCAGGAAGAACTTCTTTAGTAAGTGATGTTTTAGTTGATTTTATAGGGAGTTTAGTAGGCTTAATAATTTTTTATTTGATTTATTATAAAATATATAAAGCTAAGATTAGATCTAGATTAAGCACGAAGAAATTATAG
- the nifS gene encoding cysteine desulfurase NifS, translating to MKNVYMDYSATTYVKPEVLEEMLPYFTQKFGNPSSFYGISRETKKAIDKAREQIAKALNCLPEEVYFTGGGSEADNWAIKGIASAHRNKGNHIITTKIEHHAVLHTCEYLEKNGFEVTYLDVDEEGFVRLEDLKNAITDKTILVSIMFANNEIGTIEPIKEIGEICREKKIFFHTDAVQAIGNVPVDVKEMNIDMLSLAGHKLYGPKGIGVLYIKKGIKIDNLIHGGAQERNRRAGTENIASIVGLGKAVELATVNLEEHMSKLTALRDKLINGLLEIPYTKLNGPRGDKRLPGNANVCFRFIEGESILLSLDFKGVCASSGSACTSGSLDPSHVLLAIGLPHEIAHGSLRLSMGEGSTEEDVDYVLEVVPPIIERLRNMSPLWDDFLKKGEK from the coding sequence ATGAAAAATGTATATATGGACTATTCAGCTACGACTTATGTTAAACCAGAAGTTTTAGAAGAAATGCTTCCTTATTTTACACAAAAGTTTGGAAATCCATCTTCATTTTATGGGATATCAAGAGAAACTAAAAAAGCTATAGATAAAGCAAGAGAACAAATAGCAAAAGCGTTAAATTGTTTACCAGAAGAAGTGTATTTTACTGGTGGTGGATCTGAAGCAGATAACTGGGCGATAAAAGGAATTGCTTCAGCCCATAGAAATAAAGGAAATCACATTATTACAACTAAAATAGAGCATCATGCAGTTCTTCATACTTGTGAATACTTAGAGAAGAACGGTTTTGAAGTTACATATTTAGATGTTGATGAAGAAGGTTTTGTTAGATTAGAAGATTTAAAAAATGCTATAACTGATAAAACAATTTTAGTCAGCATTATGTTTGCGAATAATGAAATTGGAACAATTGAGCCAATAAAGGAAATCGGAGAAATCTGTAGGGAAAAGAAAATTTTCTTCCATACTGATGCAGTTCAAGCTATTGGGAATGTACCTGTAGATGTTAAAGAAATGAACATTGATATGTTGTCACTAGCAGGTCATAAGCTTTATGGACCAAAAGGAATTGGAGTTTTATATATCAAAAAGGGAATTAAGATTGATAACTTAATTCATGGTGGAGCTCAAGAAAGAAATAGAAGAGCAGGAACAGAAAATATCGCATCTATTGTAGGTCTTGGTAAGGCAGTTGAACTTGCAACTGTAAATTTAGAAGAGCATATGAGTAAGTTAACAGCTCTTAGAGATAAGCTTATAAATGGACTTTTAGAAATTCCTTATACAAAATTAAATGGACCAAGAGGAGATAAGAGATTACCTGGAAATGCAAATGTATGTTTTAGATTTATTGAAGGTGAATCAATTCTTTTATCACTAGATTTTAAAGGTGTTTGTGCATCAAGTGGTAGTGCTTGTACATCAGGATCCTTAGATCCATCGCATGTATTACTTGCAATTGGACTTCCACATGAAATTGCTCATGGATCATTAAGACTTTCCATGGGTGAAGGATCAACTGAAGAGGATGTAGATTATGTTCTTGAAGTTGTACCACCAATTATTGAAAGATTAAGAAATATGTCACCATTATGGGATGACTTTTTAAAGAAGGGAGAAAAATAA
- the ltrA gene encoding group II intron reverse transcriptase/maturase, with product MDKSKKLQRKQKTQYRDQLMEVEVELQGKSKVPSNSRVLPNRESVNDGAFDTSRLLEEVLERNNMLLALKRVISNKGSHGVDGMKTDELREHIKKHWETIKVKLLESKYNPSPVRRKEISKPDGGVRLLGIPTVQDRLIQQAIAQVLSKIYEPLFSENSFGFRPHRGAKDAITKSKQYITQGNRWVIDMDLEKFFDKVNHDILMNKLEKKIQDKRLLSLIRKYLKSGILINGVSVASEEGTPQGGPLSPLLANIMLDELDKELERRGHKFCRYADDNNIYVKSKRAGFRVMKSITNIIENNLKLKVNKDKSAVDFVSKRKFLGFSFYFSKSGAEIRIHEKSIKKFKEKVKFYTNRNKGISMEYRLHKLNQITKGWINYYGIANARGKLIELDKWIRRRLRACIWKQWKKISTKQRNLAKLGIDKYKAWEYANTRKGYWRISKSPILSKSLNNKYLESLGFISLTQTYQMRH from the coding sequence TTGGATAAATCAAAGAAATTGCAAAGAAAGCAGAAAACTCAATATAGAGACCAATTGATGGAAGTAGAAGTGGAACTTCAAGGTAAATCAAAGGTGCCGAGTAATTCTAGGGTTTTACCAAATAGAGAAAGCGTAAACGATGGAGCATTTGATACTAGTAGATTACTTGAAGAAGTTCTAGAAAGAAATAATATGCTTTTAGCACTTAAAAGAGTAATTAGCAATAAAGGTAGTCATGGTGTTGATGGAATGAAGACCGATGAACTTCGTGAGCATATCAAGAAACACTGGGAAACAATTAAAGTTAAACTACTAGAAAGTAAATATAATCCGTCACCTGTAAGGAGAAAAGAAATATCTAAACCAGATGGTGGAGTTAGACTTTTGGGAATACCAACTGTACAAGATAGATTAATTCAACAAGCAATTGCTCAAGTATTATCTAAAATATATGAACCTCTATTCTCCGAAAATAGTTTCGGTTTCCGACCTCATAGAGGAGCAAAGGACGCTATAACGAAATCAAAACAGTATATAACTCAAGGAAATAGATGGGTTATAGATATGGATTTAGAGAAATTCTTTGATAAAGTTAATCATGATATTCTCATGAACAAACTTGAAAAGAAGATACAAGACAAAAGGTTATTATCTCTAATAAGAAAATATCTTAAAAGCGGAATTCTCATAAATGGGGTCTCGGTAGCAAGTGAAGAAGGGACACCACAAGGTGGTCCGTTAAGTCCGCTATTAGCTAATATAATGTTAGATGAATTGGATAAAGAACTTGAAAGACGAGGTCACAAATTTTGTAGATATGCAGATGATAATAACATATATGTTAAAAGCAAAAGAGCAGGGTTTAGAGTAATGAAATCTATAACCAATATAATTGAAAATAATTTGAAACTTAAAGTAAACAAGGATAAAAGTGCAGTAGACTTTGTATCAAAACGAAAGTTTTTAGGATTTTCGTTTTACTTCTCGAAAAGCGGAGCAGAAATAAGAATCCATGAGAAATCTATAAAGAAATTCAAGGAAAAGGTCAAATTCTATACTAACAGAAATAAAGGAATTAGTATGGAATACAGGCTACACAAATTAAATCAAATCACAAAAGGATGGATTAATTACTATGGAATTGCTAACGCACGCGGAAAGCTAATTGAACTAGATAAATGGATTAGAAGAAGACTAAGAGCTTGCATATGGAAACAATGGAAGAAGATCAGCACTAAACAAAGAAATCTGGCTAAATTAGGAATCGATAAATACAAAGCGTGGGAATATGCAAATACAAGAAAAGGCTATTGGAGAATATCCAAAAGCCCAATTTTGAGCAAGTCTTTAAACAATAAATACCTAGAATCTCTAGGATTTATTAGTCTAACACAAACATATCAAATGAGACATTAA